In Candidatus Binatia bacterium, the sequence GACGGTCAATCGTCCCGCAGCAGCGTCCCGGTCCGCTTGTTCCATCCGCCCCTTCGAGACGAGTTTGTCCCAGCCACCCAGAATCTTCGCCGTCAGTTTTTCCGTGTCTCCGGGGGTGGCCTTTACCAATACGGTCTCGTAGCCAGACTGTGCGGCGACTTGCGCTATGCCCAATCCCATCTGTCCTGCCCCGAGAACGCCTACCTTCTTGATATCCGCTGTGCTCATGGGCCAAACACTTACGTTAAGAGGGGTCTATCGGCAACTGGGGTGCCACTTGATCGAATCTGCTAGGAGATCATAATCATATGATGGGATATCGACGTTTCTGGCTGTTTTTGCCGCTCCTGCTGGTTTTATTGCCGGCAGGCTGCAGCAGTGAACGGGGTGAGGATCGTGTAGCCTATGAAGTTCGCGGTAGAGTCATCCGCATCGAGGCGGCTCGTCGGTCGGTCGTGATCGCGCATGAGCCGATTCCGGGCTTTATGGAAGCCATGACCATGCCCTTCGAGGTGAGGGATTCTTCGATTCTGGATGGCATTCAGAAGGACGAAGAGGTGCAGTTCCAGCTCCTGGTTCAGGGGAACCATGCCTGGATCTCCACGATAGGGCCCGCATCCCCGGCTGCCGAGGAGCAATAGTGTCTCCCACGACCTCGATCCAATTGCTATGGTGGTGCCTGTGAATCGTGACAGACCATGGGTGATGCGGACGTATTCCGGCCATAGCAGCGCGGCAGCGTCGAACGAACTCTACCGTCTCAACTTGAGCAAGGGTCAGACTGGCCTTTCGGTCGCCTTCGATCTGCCGACGCAGACTGGCTACGATAGCGACGACCCCCTCGCGCGAGGTGAGGTCGGCAAGGTCGGTGTGCCGATTTCCCATATCGGCGATATGGAGCGCCTCTTCGATCAGATTCCGCTGGAGGCCATGAACACCTCCATGACGATCAACGGGACCGCCGCATGGCTTCTAGCTCTTTATATTGCTGTCGCCGAGAAGCAGGGTGTGGACCCGGCTGTGCTCAAGGGGACGACCCAAAACGATATCATCAAGGAGTACCTGTCCCGCGGTACGTATATTTTCCCCCCGGCAGCCAGCATGCGCTTGAAGGGGGATATCGTGCGATACACGGTGCGGGAGGTTCCCAAGTGGAACCCGACGAACGTGTGCAGCTACCACCTGCAGGAGGCTGGAGCGACCCCCGTGCAGGAGGTTGCATATGCTCTCGCCGCAGCAATCGCGATTCTTGATGAGGTCAAGTCTTCGGGCGAGTTCGATGCCAAGGCGATTGCGAAGGTCGTCGGGCGCATCAGCTTTTTCGTGAATTCGGGCATTCGGTTTGTCGAGGAAATCTGCAAACTCCGCGCCTTCGGTCGTTTATGGGATGAAATCACTCGCGAGCGCTATGAGGTCGAAGATCCTGCGATGCGGCGCTTTCGTTACGGTGTGCAGGTGAATTCCCTCGGCCTGACGGAGGCCCAACCCGAGAACAATATTACCAGAATTGTGCTCGAATCCCTCGGGGTGACGCTTTCGAAAGACGCCCGGTGTCGGGCCCTTCAGTTGCCCGCCTGGAACGAGGCGCTAGGTCTCCCGCGTCCCTGGGACCAGCAATGGAGTCTGCGAATTCAGCAAGTGCTTGCGTTCGAGACCGACATCCTTGAATACGGCGATATTTTCGAGGGTTCCACCGTGATCGAAGCGAAGGTCGAGGAGATTGCCGCCGCAGCGAAAGCCGAACTCGAAGAGGTTCTCGAGCAGGGTGGGATCGTTGCTGCGGTTGATTCCGGCTGGGTCAAGCAGCGTCTCGTTCGATCCCAATTCGATCGCCTTCGGCGGATCGAGGACGGCGATCAGACCGTCGTCGGCGTCAATCGGTTTCAGGAAACAGCGGAGTCGCCACTTGGCGGCGGCGGTGCCGAGGCCATTTTACAAGTGGACGAAGCAGCCGAACGAGATCAGATTGCCTCCCTCGAGGCTTTCCGAGCCGAACGTGATTCGGCGCGGGCCGAGGCCGCATTGGCCGAGATGGTCGAAGCCGCCAAGAGTGGTGCGAATATCATGCCCTCGTCGATTCGCTGCGCCCACGCCGGGGTGACGACCGGGGAATGGGCCGGCGCGCTTCGCGAACTCTTCGGAAATTACCGCGCACCAACCGGGATTGCCGCTTCGGGCGCGAGTCCGACGGAGGCGAATCCCCGATTGCTGAGTCTGCGCGAGCATGTCGACGAGGTCTCGGAGCGTATTGGGCATCGTCCCAAGGTCCTGATCGGAAAGCCCGGTCTTGATGGCCACTCAAACGGCGCCGAGCAGATTGCTGTCGCGTGCGCAGACGCGGGGCTCGAGGTTATTTACGGAGGGATCCGACTGTCTCCGGAGGAGATCGTCGCCACGGCCTGCGACGAATCCGTCGACATTGTCGGCCTGAGTATTCTTTCCGGTTCCCATCTCACTCTGGTTCCCCAAATCCTGGACGGACTGCGAGCCCGCGGTGGCGGCGATATCCCCCTAGTGCTCGGAGGGATTGTTCCGGACGAAGATGCCGAGACTCTGAAAAAACGTGGTGTGGCTCGAATCTACACCCCGAAGAACTACGATTTGCTCGCGATCATTGACGATATGGTTGAGGTCGCAGCGGCCGCCACCTGAAGGCGACCGGAGCAAGCAAACGACCACAAATTTGATAACAATCGAGAACAACAAGCAGGAGTATCTGATGGTAGCCACGAATGAAGCAATGGACCTGACCGAGAGCCAAACAGAAGCGCTGGCGGGAGTTTCCCGCGTCGCCAAAAGTCTGCGAGAGATCGTCGATGCGGCGTTGGCCTCCGGTCGGGAACGAACCAATGGTGGGCGGGATATTGACAGCCATCAGGTGCATACCGAGCGACTGGCTAATTTGGCAACCGAGGTCGAGGCTGCGGAGTCGCTTCTCGCCTATGCGGAACAAGCGGCTGACCACGATGATTTCGCCGTCGAAACCGCGGCTATCTTCACGGCGATGGTGGCCTCTCGGGCCCGCACTTCCGCCTTCGAGCAGGGCGACGTTTTCGGTGTGTCGAGCGAGCAGATCGAGGCTACGCTGGGCAGTGCGGAAACTCAGGCATTCATCCGGGCAGGAATGGATGATCGCAGGATCGAAGCTCTGGGCCAGCGGGTTGTCGATCTGGGGACCACGCCCGACGTCTGGTGGGAGGATGACCTCGAGAGGATGACCCGCGATACCGTTCGGTCGTTTGCGCGTGCCGAAATCGCACCTCATGCTCAGGAAATCCACATGAATGATGATCTCGTTCCCGAGAGCTTCATTACGAAGATGGCCGAGCAGGGTTATTTTGGTTTGGCGATCCCGGAAGATTACGGCGGCCAGGGTATGAGCAACGTTGCGATGATCGTGACGACGGAGGAGCTGTCGGTCGCTTCCTTGGCAGCAGCCGGGAGCTTGATAACGCGGCCGGAGATCCTCTCGAAGGCACTGATCACCGGTGGGACCGAAGAACAGAAACAGGCCTGGCTTCCCAAGTTGGCAAGTGGCGAAATCATGGCAGCAATCTCGGTGACGGAGCCCGATACGGGCTCTGACGTCGCCAGCGTAAAAGTTCGCGCGGAAAAGGGCGAGCTCGACGGTGTGGAGGGTTATTTCCTCAACGGTGCGAAGGCCTGGTGCACATTCGCCGGCCGGGCGAACGTGATCGCCATGCTGACCCGCACGGATCCCGACGTCTCGCTTGGGGCCAAGGGGTTGTCTTTATTCATCGTGCCAAAGGACTCTTTTGAGGGTCATGCATTCGAAATGAAGCAACCGCATGGCGGCTCCATTTCCGGCAAGGCTGACCGCACCCCCGGTTATCGCGGGATGCACTCCTATACCCTCGGAATCGAGAATTATTTTGTACCGGCCGAGAATCTGGTCGGTGGCGAGGGTCGGGGGTTCGTCTTGCAGATGGGCGGTTTTGCCGCCGGGCGTCTGCAGACGGGTGGCCGTGCGACAGGCCTTTCGCAGGCCGCGATCGAGGCTGCAGCAGCCTACGCGAACGAGCGTTCGCAGTTCGGCAAGACCCTTGGGTCCTACCAATTGACGCAGCATAAACTTGGCAAGATGGCGGTTGAGGTGGCGGCAGGTCGCCAGCTGACCTACCACGCAGCCCGGATTATGGATTCGGGAGACTATCGCTCCCCGGTTGCCGCGATGGCCAAGCTCTTTACCTGTGACGTTGCCGTCCGCACGACGCAGGAGGCACAAATTCTTCACGGAGGATGGGGCTACGCAGAGGAGTACGCAATTTCACGGTTTGTGGTGGATGCTCTGGTCCTGCCGATCTTCGAGGGGGTAAAGCCGATCCTCGGTCTCAAGGTGATCGGTCGGAGCCTCCTCTCCGCCTGAGTTTGCGATGGAGGGCCGCAGCCTTGTCGATGATCTGGCTGCGTGCCCCTCGTTCCTCGAGGTCGATTTCCCGCTCGATTTTCGCGAAGCTCCCCTGGCTTAATTTATGACCACGGAACAAACGGTGCAGCTCACGTCTCTCGACTCTGAGTAGTTGCAGGTAGAGGTCGAGGCCACGGTTCTGCACCTGGCGCTTTCTCTCGGGGTCTTCTCCCCCTTCGACAAAGGCCAACCTGCCCGCGAGACTCTGGCGAACCCACATGACGTCGGCGGGTGCCAACGGCAATTTCTCATCCTCCATGCGCCGGTCGAATTCCGCGATTGGCGCCTTGAGAATGGCAATCCGCGCTTCTCTCTCCTGTTCGATTGAGCGGTGTGTTCCCGGGCCGCCGAACGCGCCTGCGATGAAGGGCAGGCTCAGGCCGTTGACCACGAGGGTCACGAGCACGACAGCGGCGGTCAGAAAGATAATCAGACTGCGGTCGGGGAATGCCTCGCCCGCACTGTTGGTCAGCGGTAGCGCCAGCGCTGCCGCCAGCGATACGACCCCCCGCATGCCGGCCCAGCCCACCAGAACATGATCTTTCCAATGCAGATCGGGGTAGCTGCCGTGGGGCAATCGCTTGAGGAGGACACCAACGAGTCGAGCGACAGGATAGGCCCAAAGCAGGCGGATCCCGAGCACCAGCCCGGCAGTCAGAGCCGCGAAGCCCACGAGTTCGAGATTTGTCCACCCGGAAAGGCCGTGGAGGATGCTCTGAAGCTGGACGCCAATCAGGAGGAAGATCGCGCCATTGATAAGGTATTCAACGGTGGCCAGGACGGCATGCGTGTCCATGCGGGAGTTGGCGCTGAACACCTCTTCTCGGCGTCGGCTGATCGAAAGGCCCGCCGCAACAACCGCCAGTACGCCGGAAAACCCCAGTTCTTGAGCCCCCAGAAAAGTCAGAAAGGGAAGCGTCAACGTGAACGTGATTTCGGCCACCGGGTCATCCATTCGGCGAAACACAGCAATCGCAAAGATACCGACAAGGACTCCGACGCCCAAACCCCCACCGACTTCCAGCAGGAATCGAAGACCGGCATCCGTCCATTCAAAGGCTCCCGACACCACGGCGAGGACCGCGAATTGATAGGCCACAAGTCCGCTCGAATCGTTCACCAGGCTCTCGCCTTCGAGGATCGCAATGACCCTGTCGGGGATATTCAAGCGTCTGGCGATCGCGACCGCAGCGACGGCATCGGTGGGTGCGACAATCGCACCCAGTGCGAAGCCCGCAGCCAGAGTCATGCCCGGGATCAGTGCGTGAGCCGCAAATCCGATCGCGCCCGCGGTAACCAGCACGAGGCCGAGGGCGAGCCCGCTGATCGGGGCGAGGTTTTCACGAAATTGATGCCACGGCATTCGTATGGCCGCGGAGAACAGAAGGGGCGGCAGGCAGCCGAGAAAGATTACGTCCGGATCAATGGAGATCGAGGGGAATCCGGGTGCCAGACCCAGTCCGGCGCCCGCGAGCACCAGCAGGATCGGGAACGGAAACGCAACCTTTCTCGCGATGACCGAAAGAATCACCACCGCACAGAAGAGAAAAACCGCTAGTTCGATGCTGTACTGAATGGACACGCAGCACCTAATTGTCGGGAAATACGCCCTCGTGCAAGCGGCTCACTGGGTCTCATCCGGGCTCAGGGCGCGGACCGCGAGAGCATGAATTTCAGCGGGCATCATCTCATCGACCGCATCATAAACCGCTCGATGTCGATCGAGTGTCGGCATTCCCGCAAAGCAGGGGGCCACCACCGTCACGTTGAAATGTCCACCGCCGCTGCGCGCACCGGCGTGTCCTGCGTGGCTGGCGCTATCATCTTCGACAAGAACTGAGGAAGCCGACAGCTTGGCACGGAGAAGGGATTCAATTCGTTCGACGCGATCCATTCAAGTACTTTCGGCATTCCTCCACCACTTGTGCAAGCGCAGCGCTTGCCGGGGCGAGGGTCTGGCGTGTATGCTTGGGCGTGCGGGTCAATCTCGAGACAAGCCTGGTCGAAGAGTCCGGCCGGTAGTCTCGGCGCTTGATTTCAATAAAATTGGAAAGGCACTGCGGCGGCCAGCTTATGTCGATACCCACAGCAGGGATTATTGTTATCGGAAACGAGATACTCTCGGGGAAAGTTCTGGATGCGAATTCAAACTTCCTCGCGGTGGAATTACGCAAGCTCGGAGTCGAATTGCGTCGGGTGCTGACGATCCCGGACGAGATCGACCTGATCGCGGCTACCGTTCGGGAGTTTCATCACGCCTATGACCACGTATTTACCTCGGGCGGAATCGGGCCCACCCATGACGATGTCACGATCGCGGGAGTGGCCGCTGCGTTCGATCGTCCGGTGATTCAAGATGAGAAGCTGGCGGCCTCGATCCGAGGGTACCTCGGCGATCGCGTCAACGAGCACCATTTGAAAATGGCCGAAGCACCCGAGGGCGCGGAGTTATTGGAAGACTCTCAGTTGGGATTCCCGACGGTCTCGATCGAAAATGTATATATCCTGCCCGGGGTCCCCGAGATTCTTCGCAAGAAATTTGCCGCGCTGGCAGATCGTTTTTCGAGCCAGCCCTATCACCTGCGAGTGATTTACAGCCGGCACCACGAAAGCCAGATAGCGGGTTTTTTGAATGATGTTACCGCGCGCTTGCCGGCGGTCGCGATCGGTAGCTACCCGAAGATGGATACGACGGATTACAGCGTGAAGCTGACCATTGAGTGCAAGGATGAATCCGTCGTCCAGCAGGCCTTCGACCTGCTGATCGAAATGCTGCCGGACGAAGCGATTTTTGCTACAGAGTAGCCAGAGGACAACTTTTCATTGTGGAGGTGGATGTGGACGGTAGACAGGGATTGAGATTGAAACGTTGGCTGGTCGTCGGAATTTGTGGGGCCTTTCTCTTCGGCTCGGTCGGGTCAGCGAAGGCAGAAGAGTCGTTCTGGCGCGAGGCGGGTCTTGGGGTTGGGGCCGGGTTTGCAACCGTTCTCTACGTTCCGGCGAAGGCCGTCTATGCGCTCCTTGGGGCTGCTACTGGCGGTATCGCTTACTGTGTGACCGGGGGCGACGTCGAGGTGGCGAATGAGATCTGGAATGCTTCGATCAACGGAACCTGGGTATTGACGCCTCCGATGCTGGACGGCGCAGAGAAGATACACTTCAATGCACCGCCGCGGCCGATGGCAAGCACGCTGCGTGAATATGACGCACCAGCGGCGGTGAGCGAACGAGAGACTGGAGATTCGGGTTATGGCACGCCGGCACCGCGATACGAGGACTCGAGCTCAGGCGCCGGCGGCTCGGGCTGGAACTGAGAAGCGGCCGCCGAAGCCCAAGCGGATTACCGGCGGAGCGTGGCGATTTGCGGGCGCGATCGGGGTCACCGGCGAGCCTCCGGATCTCGGCATGCCCGAGGTCGCCTTCGCAGGCCGTTCGAATGTGGGCAAATCCTCTCTGATCAACTGTTTCACGCGTCACGGTGGATTGGCCCGGACGAGCAAGACGCCCGGTCGGACACAAGAAGTAAATTTCTTCGTCGGTCCCAGTCCGATCTCTCTGGCGGACCTTCCGGGCTACGGTTTTGCTCGCGCCCCAGCCAATATTCGCGCGCAATGGCGTCCAATGGTGGAGCGCTATATTTCTGGTCGCGAGACTCTTCGGGCGATCGTGGTTGTGGTCGACAGCAGGCGCGGGATCACGCCTGGGGATCGAGTCATGATCGATTTTGCACATGCTCACGACAAGGAGATTCTGATTGTTGCGAGCAAGGTCGACAAGCTGAAAAGAGAGGCGCGACGAAAATCCCTCGATGGTATCCGCCAGGAAGTACCCGAGGTATTTGCCTTCTCGGCCCTATCCAAGGAGGGTATTCTCGAGATCCGTCGACGCCTTGAGAGTTACGGGCGCGTGCCGGGGTTGAAGTCCGATGAGTCCTGAGAAGCCAAAGAAGCCGGGTGCCAGAGGCCGAGCCGGAGACGATCGCCCGATCGGAGTTTTCGATTCCGGGGTCGGTGGACTGACGGTCCTCTCCTCGATCGCCGAACTGCTCCCCAAGGAGAATCTGATGTACCTCGGGGATACTGCACGAGTTCCCTATGGCACGAAGTCGGCAGAGACCATCAACGCTTATGCACTGGAAACAGCGGAGTTCTTTGCCGCGCGCGGGGTCAAGGCGATGGTGATCGCCTGCAATACGGCATCGGCAATGGCCCTGCCCATGCTTCGCGAGAGGTTCTCAATGCCGATTCTTGGCGTGGTCGAACCCGGGGCGGCCGCGGCGGCAAAGCAGACGGTGAACGGGCGTGTCGGCGTGATCGGGACGGAGGCGACAATGGCGAGCGGGGCCTACCCCCAAGCGCTTCTGTCCGTAAATCCCGAGATCGAGATATTTACCCGTGCTTGCCCTCTTTTTGTGCCTCTGGCCGAGGAGGGTTGGGTGGACAACGACGTCGCGCGAAGGGTGGTGGCTCGATATCTATCCAGTTTGAAAGCCAGCGGGGTCGACACATTGGTTCTCGGCTGCACCCATTACCCGCTTCTGGGGGAAGCCATCGGGCGCTATTTGGGAGAAAACGTAGATATTATCGACTCTGCAGCCGCAACGGCACGGGCCCTCCGCACGGCACTTCGACGGGACGGGTTGCTGAAACCGCGAGGACGCGGTGAGGCGAGCTTCTTTGTGACGGACGTACCCGACCGATTTATGCGTCTGGGCACTCGTTTCTACGGTGAGAGCGTGTCGTCTGCCGTACGCGTGGTTTTGCGGGGTGCCGAGGGTTTTGCAGGGAACAACGTCGCCGGTTAGGCTCGATGCAAGATGCTGGGTGGATTCGTAAGGAAGGTATTCGGGACCAGAAACGACCGTGAGCTGAAGAAGCTCCTGCCGCTGGTTGAAGAGGTCAATGAGCTGGAGGAGAGCCTGAAGGCTCTTTCCGACGACGAGTTGCGGGGGCAGACCGACGTTCTCAAGGAGCGTCTGGCCGACGGCGAAACCACCGATGATATTTTGGTCCCCGCCTTTGCCGTCGCCCGGGAGGCTGCCTGGCGTGCCGTGGGTATGCGCCCCTTCGATGTGCAATTGCTTGGAGGGATGATTCTTCACACGGGACGGATCTCGGAGATGAAGACCGGCGAAGGCAAGACTCTGGTGGCCACATTGCCAGCGTATTTGAACGCGCTGACGGGCAAGGGCGTCCACGTCGTGACCGTGAACGATTATCTGGCACGTCGGGACGCCGAGTGGATGGGGCGTATCTACAAATTCCTTGGTCTGTCTGTGGGAGTTGTCCTGCACGGAATCACCGAGGAGGAACGAATTGCCGCCTATCAGGCGGATATCACGTACGGCCAGAACAACGAGTTCGGGTTCGACTATCTGCGCGATAATATGAAATTCGACCTGAAGGACTATGTTCAGCGGGACCTCCATTTTGCGATTGTTGATGAGGTGGATTCGATTCTGGTGGATGAAGCGCGAACTCCCCTGATCATATCGGGGCCCGCAGACGACTCGACCGGTAGATACCAGGAGATCAACCAGATCATCCCTCGCCTTGAAGCAGGACGGAAGGTGGAGAAGGGCGAACCCGAGGAGGGCGATTACTCCGTCGACGAAAAACATAAATCGGCAATGTTGACCGAGCAGGGGGTCGAGAAATGCGAGGAGCTTCTCTCGATCGACAACCTCTATGATGCCGGCAACATCGATACCCTGCACCATGTGAACCAGGGACTCCGAGCGCATGCGCTTTTCCAGAAAGACGTCGATTATGTGATTAACGACGGTGAGATCGTGATTGTCGACGAGTTCACCGGACGCATGATGCCGGGACGCCGTTGGTCGGACGGGCTGCATCAGGCCGTTGAGGCCAAGGAAGGCGTTACGGTTGCGCGAGAGAACCAGACGCTCGCTACGATCACCTTCCAGAACTACTTCCGCATGTATGAAAAGCTGTCCGGCATGACCGGAACCGCCGATACGGAATCGGTGGAATTCAAGAAGATCTACAATCTGGATGTGGTTGTGGCGCCGACCCATCGCCCGATGGTTCGGGACGATCGACCCGACGTCGTCTATCAGACGGAACGAGAGAAATTTGACGCGGTCGCCGACGAGGTCGAGGCTTGCCGGGAACGCGGCCAGCCGGTTCTGGTCGGTACGATCTCGATCGAGAAGTCTGAACTGCTTTCGCGTCATCTC encodes:
- a CDS encoding Na+/H+ antiporter, whose amino-acid sequence is MSIQYSIELAVFLFCAVVILSVIARKVAFPFPILLVLAGAGLGLAPGFPSISIDPDVIFLGCLPPLLFSAAIRMPWHQFRENLAPISGLALGLVLVTAGAIGFAAHALIPGMTLAAGFALGAIVAPTDAVAAVAIARRLNIPDRVIAILEGESLVNDSSGLVAYQFAVLAVVSGAFEWTDAGLRFLLEVGGGLGVGVLVGIFAIAVFRRMDDPVAEITFTLTLPFLTFLGAQELGFSGVLAVVAAGLSISRRREEVFSANSRMDTHAVLATVEYLINGAIFLLIGVQLQSILHGLSGWTNLELVGFAALTAGLVLGIRLLWAYPVARLVGVLLKRLPHGSYPDLHWKDHVLVGWAGMRGVVSLAAALALPLTNSAGEAFPDRSLIIFLTAAVVLVTLVVNGLSLPFIAGAFGGPGTHRSIEQEREARIAILKAPIAEFDRRMEDEKLPLAPADVMWVRQSLAGRLAFVEGGEDPERKRQVQNRGLDLYLQLLRVERRELHRLFRGHKLSQGSFAKIEREIDLEERGARSQIIDKAAALHRKLRRRGGSDRSP
- a CDS encoding BolA family transcriptional regulator, translating into MDRVERIESLLRAKLSASSVLVEDDSASHAGHAGARSGGGHFNVTVVAPCFAGMPTLDRHRAVYDAVDEMMPAEIHALAVRALSPDETQ
- the murI gene encoding glutamate racemase; the protein is MSPEKPKKPGARGRAGDDRPIGVFDSGVGGLTVLSSIAELLPKENLMYLGDTARVPYGTKSAETINAYALETAEFFAARGVKAMVIACNTASAMALPMLRERFSMPILGVVEPGAAAAAKQTVNGRVGVIGTEATMASGAYPQALLSVNPEIEIFTRACPLFVPLAEEGWVDNDVARRVVARYLSSLKASGVDTLVLGCTHYPLLGEAIGRYLGENVDIIDSAAATARALRTALRRDGLLKPRGRGEASFFVTDVPDRFMRLGTRFYGESVSSAVRVVLRGAEGFAGNNVAG
- a CDS encoding acyl-CoA dehydrogenase family protein translates to MVATNEAMDLTESQTEALAGVSRVAKSLREIVDAALASGRERTNGGRDIDSHQVHTERLANLATEVEAAESLLAYAEQAADHDDFAVETAAIFTAMVASRARTSAFEQGDVFGVSSEQIEATLGSAETQAFIRAGMDDRRIEALGQRVVDLGTTPDVWWEDDLERMTRDTVRSFARAEIAPHAQEIHMNDDLVPESFITKMAEQGYFGLAIPEDYGGQGMSNVAMIVTTEELSVASLAAAGSLITRPEILSKALITGGTEEQKQAWLPKLASGEIMAAISVTEPDTGSDVASVKVRAEKGELDGVEGYFLNGAKAWCTFAGRANVIAMLTRTDPDVSLGAKGLSLFIVPKDSFEGHAFEMKQPHGGSISGKADRTPGYRGMHSYTLGIENYFVPAENLVGGEGRGFVLQMGGFAAGRLQTGGRATGLSQAAIEAAAAYANERSQFGKTLGSYQLTQHKLGKMAVEVAAGRQLTYHAARIMDSGDYRSPVAAMAKLFTCDVAVRTTQEAQILHGGWGYAEEYAISRFVVDALVLPIFEGVKPILGLKVIGRSLLSA
- the secA gene encoding preprotein translocase subunit SecA, which encodes MLGGFVRKVFGTRNDRELKKLLPLVEEVNELEESLKALSDDELRGQTDVLKERLADGETTDDILVPAFAVAREAAWRAVGMRPFDVQLLGGMILHTGRISEMKTGEGKTLVATLPAYLNALTGKGVHVVTVNDYLARRDAEWMGRIYKFLGLSVGVVLHGITEEERIAAYQADITYGQNNEFGFDYLRDNMKFDLKDYVQRDLHFAIVDEVDSILVDEARTPLIISGPADDSTGRYQEINQIIPRLEAGRKVEKGEPEEGDYSVDEKHKSAMLTEQGVEKCEELLSIDNLYDAGNIDTLHHVNQGLRAHALFQKDVDYVINDGEIVIVDEFTGRMMPGRRWSDGLHQAVEAKEGVTVARENQTLATITFQNYFRMYEKLSGMTGTADTESVEFKKIYNLDVVVAPTHRPMVRDDRPDVVYQTEREKFDAVADEVEACRERGQPVLVGTISIEKSELLSRHLKKRGVRHHVLNAKNHGGEAGVVTQAGRLGAVTISTNMAGRGTDIVLGGNPEALAQVEVGTNDPRDEAFIAARDRYAVDCESEREQVMEAGGLHIIGTERHESRRIDNQLRGRSGRQGDPGSSRFFLCLEDDLMRIFGAERIQGVMSKLGIEDGEPIEHRMITKAVANAQAKVEGHNFDIRKHLIEYDDVMNKQREVVYHRRREALGGETTREGIDEMVDDLAGGVVAEFVDADLQPDAWDWGEIERGMVERYGTSFDFDAPEREGLILEDFPEKLADKAREYYTARETEYGPEVVRHLEKVIMLQTIDQQWKDHLLSMDRLKEGVGLRGYAQQNPLQAYQKEGFALFGEMIERIETESIRKLFTVQLMRDEDVERLEEERRPAPMTLSHGAVSDLPKEPASAAEKVGRNDPCPCGSGKKYKRCHGK
- a CDS encoding protein meaA; this encodes MVVPVNRDRPWVMRTYSGHSSAAASNELYRLNLSKGQTGLSVAFDLPTQTGYDSDDPLARGEVGKVGVPISHIGDMERLFDQIPLEAMNTSMTINGTAAWLLALYIAVAEKQGVDPAVLKGTTQNDIIKEYLSRGTYIFPPAASMRLKGDIVRYTVREVPKWNPTNVCSYHLQEAGATPVQEVAYALAAAIAILDEVKSSGEFDAKAIAKVVGRISFFVNSGIRFVEEICKLRAFGRLWDEITRERYEVEDPAMRRFRYGVQVNSLGLTEAQPENNITRIVLESLGVTLSKDARCRALQLPAWNEALGLPRPWDQQWSLRIQQVLAFETDILEYGDIFEGSTVIEAKVEEIAAAAKAELEEVLEQGGIVAAVDSGWVKQRLVRSQFDRLRRIEDGDQTVVGVNRFQETAESPLGGGGAEAILQVDEAAERDQIASLEAFRAERDSARAEAALAEMVEAAKSGANIMPSSIRCAHAGVTTGEWAGALRELFGNYRAPTGIAASGASPTEANPRLLSLREHVDEVSERIGHRPKVLIGKPGLDGHSNGAEQIAVACADAGLEVIYGGIRLSPEEIVATACDESVDIVGLSILSGSHLTLVPQILDGLRARGGGDIPLVLGGIVPDEDAETLKKRGVARIYTPKNYDLLAIIDDMVEVAAAAT
- a CDS encoding competence/damage-inducible protein A, with the protein product MSIPTAGIIVIGNEILSGKVLDANSNFLAVELRKLGVELRRVLTIPDEIDLIAATVREFHHAYDHVFTSGGIGPTHDDVTIAGVAAAFDRPVIQDEKLAASIRGYLGDRVNEHHLKMAEAPEGAELLEDSQLGFPTVSIENVYILPGVPEILRKKFAALADRFSSQPYHLRVIYSRHHESQIAGFLNDVTARLPAVAIGSYPKMDTTDYSVKLTIECKDESVVQQAFDLLIEMLPDEAIFATE
- a CDS encoding copper-binding protein, whose product is MMGYRRFWLFLPLLLVLLPAGCSSERGEDRVAYEVRGRVIRIEAARRSVVIAHEPIPGFMEAMTMPFEVRDSSILDGIQKDEEVQFQLLVQGNHAWISTIGPASPAAEEQ
- the yihA gene encoding ribosome biogenesis GTP-binding protein YihA/YsxC; the encoded protein is MARRHRDTRTRAQAPAARAGTEKRPPKPKRITGGAWRFAGAIGVTGEPPDLGMPEVAFAGRSNVGKSSLINCFTRHGGLARTSKTPGRTQEVNFFVGPSPISLADLPGYGFARAPANIRAQWRPMVERYISGRETLRAIVVVVDSRRGITPGDRVMIDFAHAHDKEILIVASKVDKLKREARRKSLDGIRQEVPEVFAFSALSKEGILEIRRRLESYGRVPGLKSDES